Below is a genomic region from Orenia metallireducens.
AGCACGATAAATTTGATCTTTTAAAAACATCTCTTTTTCTTTTAATAAAATCTCTCTAGCATTTCTCTCTTGAGTAATAATTTGATGGGTTACTTCTATTAAATTCTCTATTATCTCATCTTCAGACCTTCCTAAAGTCACTTGATTAGATATTTGATATAAATTACCTACCGTTTCAGTCCCTTCACCATATAGTCCTCTAACAGCTAAACCTAATTGAGATATTGCAGCTATAAAGTTTTTGACTCTATTTACCATTGTTAAGGCAGGTAAATGAACCATTATAGACGACCTTAATCCTGTTCCTACATTTGTAGGACAAGCAGTTAAATAACCATACTTTTCATCAAAAGCTATATTAATTCCTTGCTCTAGGTAATCATCTATTTTATCAGCTAAATCCCACGCCTCTTGCAACTGTAACCCAGGTAAAAGTACTTGTAATCTCAAATGATCCTCTTCATTAATCATTAAACTAATAGTTTCTTCAGAAGATAATGCTACAGCATTATTAATATTTCTTTCAGATAAATCAGGACTAATTAAGTGCCTTTCTACTAACATATTCTTTTTATTTTGAGATAAATTACTTAATTCTAATAAATTCAAACCAAATTTATTATCATTTAATAACAAATTATTAACGTTATTTATTACCTCTTTTAATTCATCTTCACTTGCTTGATTAGTAAATTTAATATTTTCTAGATTACGAGCTAATCTAATCCTACTACTAATTACCACATCAGAATCAGGACCTGTCTTCTTCATCCATTGACTTATAAGTTCATCTATCATAATCTCACCCCTCCTTTATTCACCAATTTCATCCTTTAATTCTTTAATTTCATCCCTCAGTTCTGCCGCTCTTTCAAACTCTTCTGTTGCTACTGCTTCATCCATTAACTTTCTAAGCTCTTTAACCCTTCTTTTAACCATAACCCTCTCTCCTGCCCGTTTAGGTACCTTCCCTGTATGTCGGTTATTTCCATGAATCCTTCGTAAAACTTTATCTATCTTATCTGTAAAGGAATTATAACACTCATTGCAACCTAATCTTCCACTTTTACTAAAAATATCATAACTCAAACCACAAAATTCACACTTAATTTTATGATTTGATAAATTAATTTTATGATGAGGGTGAAATTGATTATTTA
It encodes:
- a CDS encoding protein arginine kinase; translated protein: MIDELISQWMKKTGPDSDVVISSRIRLARNLENIKFTNQASEDELKEVINNVNNLLLNDNKFGLNLLELSNLSQNKKNMLVERHLISPDLSERNINNAVALSSEETISLMINEEDHLRLQVLLPGLQLQEAWDLADKIDDYLEQGINIAFDEKYGYLTACPTNVGTGLRSSIMVHLPALTMVNRVKNFIAAISQLGLAVRGLYGEGTETVGNLYQISNQVTLGRSEDEIIENLIEVTHQIITQERNAREILLKEKEMFLKDQIYRAYGTLKYAYKISVEEAMKLISNVRLGIDLGIIEDVESTILNQLMVIIRPATLQVLKGEEMTIEDRHIYRAQLIRERLQ
- a CDS encoding UvrB/UvrC motif-containing protein, translating into MLCQNCQEHDAKVHVSKIINGEKEDIYLCEECAHISEGLDFGLDFSFNNLLTGLLNNQFHPHHKINLSNHKIKCEFCGLSYDIFSKSGRLGCNECYNSFTDKIDKVLRRIHGNNRHTGKVPKRAGERVMVKRRVKELRKLMDEAVATEEFERAAELRDEIKELKDEIGE